One Prevotella intermedia ATCC 25611 = DSM 20706 DNA window includes the following coding sequences:
- a CDS encoding protein-disulfide reductase DsbD family protein: MKSKILLALFALFNLTVMAQNPVRFSVQQKKVSPTEVDVIFTAKIDAGWHVYSTGLPAGGPTSASIKTEKAEGAQPVGKLTPRGKEINVFDKVFEMKLRYFEHNVSFVQKYKITGKTYKISGYMEYGACNDEMCMPPSSIEFSYTGNGPADAPAAAEAPDAKEGETAEADGATALSATTDTAKTAQDGATLQGDSAQAAGVDAANPSDLWRPVIKELSEFSAGKDNKNHSLWYIFIMGVVGGFVALLTPCVWPIIPMTVSFFLKRAKDDKRKGIRDAVTYGISIIVIYMGLAAVITALFGPQKLNELATNAPFNIFFFLMLVVFALSFFGWFELRLPSSWGNAIDNKAAATTGLLSIFLMAFTLSLVSFSCTAPVVGLLLVQAATSGDWVAPTIGMFGFALALALPFTLFALFPTWLKQAPKSGSWMNMIKVVLGFIELAFAFKFLSVADLAYGWHILDRETFLAIWIVIFGLMGLYLIGRLKFPHDDPTQMAMPVPAIMLGMISLAFTVYMVPGLWGAPLKAVSAFAPPIYTQDFNLHHQEVEPKYKDYEEGMRAAAQAGKPVLLDFTGFGCVNCRKMEGAVWTNAEVAEKLNNDYILISLYVDDKTPLKEPIKVKRSDGTTRTLRTIGDKWSYLQESKFGYLAQPFYVTVDNQGNPLSGSFVYKEDIPGYLKFLDKGVENYKK, translated from the coding sequence ATGAAATCTAAGATTCTTTTAGCCTTATTTGCGCTATTCAATTTAACAGTGATGGCGCAAAATCCTGTACGTTTTAGTGTACAGCAAAAGAAAGTATCGCCAACAGAAGTAGATGTTATCTTCACCGCTAAGATTGATGCTGGTTGGCACGTTTATTCTACTGGACTCCCTGCTGGAGGACCTACATCAGCTTCTATTAAAACCGAAAAGGCTGAAGGTGCGCAACCTGTAGGCAAACTTACACCTCGTGGTAAGGAAATAAACGTGTTCGATAAGGTGTTCGAGATGAAACTCCGTTACTTTGAACACAATGTAAGCTTCGTACAGAAATATAAAATCACGGGCAAAACCTATAAGATTTCTGGTTATATGGAGTATGGTGCATGTAACGACGAAATGTGTATGCCACCTTCTTCTATAGAATTTAGCTATACTGGCAATGGTCCTGCTGATGCTCCTGCAGCAGCAGAAGCACCCGATGCAAAGGAAGGCGAAACTGCAGAAGCTGATGGAGCTACGGCTTTGAGCGCAACTACGGATACAGCAAAGACAGCACAGGACGGTGCAACATTGCAAGGCGACTCTGCACAAGCTGCAGGAGTAGACGCTGCGAACCCATCAGACCTTTGGCGTCCTGTAATAAAGGAGTTGAGTGAGTTCAGTGCTGGGAAAGATAACAAGAACCATTCTTTGTGGTACATCTTTATAATGGGTGTTGTAGGTGGCTTTGTTGCCCTGCTTACACCTTGTGTATGGCCAATTATTCCAATGACCGTTAGCTTCTTCTTGAAGCGTGCAAAGGACGATAAGCGCAAAGGTATTCGCGACGCTGTAACGTATGGTATCTCTATTATCGTAATTTATATGGGCTTGGCAGCTGTCATTACGGCTCTCTTTGGTCCACAGAAGTTGAACGAATTGGCAACAAATGCACCATTCAACATCTTCTTCTTCCTTATGTTGGTAGTGTTTGCATTGAGTTTCTTCGGTTGGTTCGAACTTCGTTTGCCATCTTCATGGGGAAATGCAATCGACAATAAGGCAGCTGCAACGACAGGTTTGCTTTCTATTTTCTTGATGGCTTTCACCCTTTCTTTGGTGTCTTTCTCTTGTACAGCACCTGTTGTAGGTTTGCTTCTCGTACAGGCAGCCACCAGTGGCGACTGGGTTGCACCTACCATCGGTATGTTTGGCTTTGCTTTAGCATTGGCATTGCCTTTCACACTCTTCGCTTTGTTCCCAACATGGTTGAAGCAAGCACCTAAATCAGGCTCATGGATGAATATGATTAAGGTTGTATTGGGCTTCATAGAATTGGCATTTGCATTCAAGTTCTTGTCTGTTGCCGACCTTGCATACGGCTGGCATATCCTTGACAGAGAGACTTTCCTCGCTATATGGATTGTTATTTTCGGACTAATGGGCTTGTATCTCATTGGCAGACTGAAGTTCCCACACGACGACCCAACCCAAATGGCAATGCCAGTGCCAGCTATTATGCTCGGTATGATTTCTTTAGCCTTCACCGTATATATGGTACCGGGCTTGTGGGGTGCGCCTTTGAAAGCCGTTAGTGCATTTGCACCACCTATTTACACACAGGATTTCAACCTGCATCATCAAGAAGTAGAACCTAAATACAAGGATTACGAAGAGGGAATGCGTGCCGCTGCACAGGCAGGAAAGCCAGTATTGCTCGACTTTACAGGCTTTGGCTGTGTGAACTGTCGTAAGATGGAAGGTGCGGTGTGGACAAATGCCGAAGTAGCAGAGAAGCTAAACAACGACTACATTTTGATTTCGCTCTACGTAGACGACAAAACACCGTTGAAAGAACCTATCAAGGTGAAGCGTTCTGATGGTACAACACGTACCTTGCGCACCATTGGCGACAAGTGGAGCTACTTGCAAGAGTCTAAGTTTGGCTACTTGGCACAACCTTTCTATGTAACGGTAGACAACCAAGGAAACCCACTTAGCGGTAGCTTTGTTTATAAAGAAGACATTCCTGGCTATCTCAAATTCTTGGATAAGGGAGTGGAAAACTATAAGAAATAA
- the rsmI gene encoding 16S rRNA (cytidine(1402)-2'-O)-methyltransferase translates to MGILYLVPTPVGNMEDMTFRAVRILKEADLILCEDTRTSGILLKYFEIKNHLVSHHKYNEHGTAAGIVNRLKAGETIALISDAGTPGISDPGFYLAREAIAAGITVQTLPGATAMIPALVSSGFPCDRFCFEGFLPQKKGRKTQIESLVEESRTMVFYESPYRIVKTLEQFIEAFGEDRLVSCCREISKLHEESVRGTLAEVLAHFKETAPRGEFVIVLAGKSKGKKSKSISEEDDSSKL, encoded by the coding sequence ATGGGTATTTTATATCTTGTACCGACACCTGTGGGGAATATGGAAGACATGACATTTCGTGCCGTTCGAATTCTCAAGGAAGCAGACTTGATACTCTGCGAAGATACTCGCACGTCGGGTATTTTGCTGAAATATTTTGAAATAAAGAACCATTTGGTATCGCACCACAAGTATAATGAACACGGAACAGCAGCAGGAATCGTGAACCGACTAAAGGCTGGCGAAACCATTGCGCTTATTTCCGATGCTGGCACACCCGGTATCAGCGACCCTGGTTTTTACTTAGCGAGGGAAGCTATTGCAGCTGGCATTACCGTTCAGACCCTTCCGGGGGCAACAGCTATGATTCCTGCCTTGGTGTCGAGTGGCTTTCCTTGCGACCGCTTCTGCTTCGAAGGCTTCTTGCCACAGAAGAAAGGACGCAAGACACAGATAGAAAGCCTTGTCGAAGAGAGCAGAACAATGGTCTTTTACGAGTCGCCTTATCGCATCGTAAAAACATTGGAACAGTTCATAGAGGCGTTTGGCGAAGACCGTTTGGTGAGTTGTTGCCGCGAAATATCCAAGCTGCACGAGGAGAGCGTGCGCGGAACACTGGCAGAAGTGCTTGCCCATTTCAAGGAGACAGCACCCCGAGGCGAGTTTGTTATCGTATTGGCAGGCAAGTCGAAAGGGAAAAAGAGTAAAAGCATCAGCGAAGAAGACGATTCTTCAAAATTATGA
- a CDS encoding nucleoside deaminase codes for MSSEEQIKKDDYYMGRALALAEEAFKKGEVPVGAVIVCRDRIIARAHNLTEALTDVTAHAEMQAITMSANELGGKYLQDCTLYVTVEPCIMCAGALGWSQIKRVVYGCSDEKRGFSALAPQALHSKTIVTKGVREEECKRLMQQFFKERR; via the coding sequence ATGAGCAGCGAAGAACAAATAAAGAAAGACGACTATTATATGGGGCGAGCCTTGGCACTGGCTGAAGAAGCGTTCAAAAAAGGCGAAGTTCCCGTCGGTGCCGTGATAGTGTGTCGCGACAGAATTATCGCGCGGGCGCACAACCTTACGGAAGCACTGACTGATGTTACTGCCCACGCGGAAATGCAGGCTATAACGATGTCAGCCAACGAGTTAGGTGGAAAATACCTGCAAGACTGCACCCTTTATGTAACGGTAGAACCTTGCATTATGTGCGCAGGTGCATTGGGCTGGTCGCAAATTAAGCGGGTTGTCTATGGTTGCAGCGACGAGAAGAGGGGCTTTTCTGCCCTTGCTCCACAGGCACTTCACAGCAAAACAATCGTAACAAAGGGTGTTCGGGAAGAAGAATGCAAAAGGCTAATGCAGCAGTTCTTCAAAGAACGGAGATAA
- a CDS encoding YraN family protein — MALHNETGKWGEQLACEYLMREGYRIVERDWKCGQRDLDIVAIENDVYVFVEVKTRRNERFANADEAVTTQKIRSVSIAANAYVKGHRIDRVLRFDIITVVGTPDKYEIRHIKDAFLPFV, encoded by the coding sequence ATGGCATTACACAACGAAACAGGTAAATGGGGCGAGCAGTTGGCGTGCGAGTATCTTATGCGCGAGGGCTATAGAATCGTGGAAAGAGACTGGAAATGCGGTCAGCGTGATTTGGATATAGTCGCCATAGAAAACGATGTTTATGTTTTCGTAGAGGTGAAAACACGTAGAAACGAGCGTTTTGCCAATGCCGATGAGGCTGTAACGACACAGAAAATCCGTTCTGTTTCCATTGCCGCAAATGCTTATGTGAAGGGGCACCGTATTGACAGAGTGTTGCGTTTCGATATAATAACGGTTGTTGGAACGCCCGACAAATACGAAATTCGCCATATTAAAGATGCTTTTCTTCCATTTGTATGA
- a CDS encoding biotin--[acetyl-CoA-carboxylase] ligase, protein MNIIHKIRAAFQKGNKSTTNVVRLETIGSTNDFLKTYTPSEGEQMTVAVADFQTAGRGQGTNCWESEAGKNLLFSVLLHPVEVPVACQFLLSEYGALSLREALTDYVGEGSITLKWPNDIYWNDKKLSGTLIETKLSGGRIKDCVFGVGLNVNQTEFKSDAPNPVSLCQILGKEVNREDLLQKIIASFERNYELIRSANYGAISAMYHEALYRSIGFYPYEDADGVFEGAIVEVEDDGHLILRDREGMIRSYEFKEIKYGKI, encoded by the coding sequence ATGAACATCATTCATAAAATACGAGCAGCTTTCCAAAAGGGAAATAAGTCTACCACTAACGTTGTGCGATTGGAAACCATCGGCAGCACCAACGACTTTCTGAAAACTTATACGCCCTCGGAGGGGGAGCAGATGACTGTGGCTGTAGCTGATTTTCAGACTGCAGGACGTGGGCAAGGAACGAACTGTTGGGAGAGCGAAGCAGGCAAGAACCTGTTGTTTTCAGTGCTTTTGCACCCAGTTGAAGTGCCTGTTGCCTGTCAGTTTCTGTTGTCGGAATATGGTGCGTTATCATTGAGAGAAGCATTGACAGACTATGTGGGCGAGGGTAGCATTACGCTGAAATGGCCGAACGACATATATTGGAACGACAAAAAGCTAAGCGGTACGCTGATAGAAACCAAGTTGAGCGGTGGCAGGATAAAAGACTGCGTGTTTGGTGTGGGACTGAATGTGAACCAAACGGAATTTAAAAGCGATGCTCCCAATCCCGTTTCGCTTTGTCAGATTTTAGGCAAAGAGGTGAATAGGGAAGACCTTTTGCAAAAGATTATAGCCTCGTTTGAACGAAACTACGAGTTGATTCGCAGTGCGAACTATGGCGCAATCTCGGCAATGTATCATGAAGCATTGTATCGTTCAATAGGTTTTTACCCTTACGAAGATGCAGACGGAGTGTTTGAAGGTGCTATTGTGGAAGTTGAGGACGACGGACACCTGATACTCCGCGACCGCGAAGGAATGATAAGAAGTTACGAATTTAAAGAAATAAAGTATGGCAAGATTTAA
- the pyrH gene encoding UMP kinase, producing MARFKRILLKLSGESLMGKQGYGIDAERLEDYARQIKEIQEMGVQIGIVIGGGNIFRGLTGSQKGFDRVKGDQMGMCATVINSLALSSALGAFGVKSKVMTAIRMEPIGEFYSKWKAVEALEEGYVCIFSAGTGNPYFTTDTGSSLRGIEIEADVMLKGTRVDGVYTADPEKDPTATKFTEITYDEIYNKGLKVMDLTATTMCKENNLPIYVFNMDIVGNLKKVIDGEDIGTLVHN from the coding sequence ATGGCAAGATTTAAAAGAATCCTCCTAAAGCTTTCAGGCGAGAGCTTAATGGGCAAGCAAGGATACGGCATTGATGCGGAACGCCTTGAAGACTATGCACGCCAAATAAAAGAAATACAGGAAATGGGCGTGCAAATCGGTATCGTTATAGGTGGCGGTAATATCTTCCGTGGACTGACAGGCAGCCAGAAAGGCTTCGACCGAGTAAAGGGCGACCAGATGGGTATGTGTGCAACTGTGATTAATTCGCTTGCATTGAGTTCTGCACTGGGTGCTTTTGGCGTGAAGTCGAAGGTGATGACGGCAATCCGTATGGAACCTATTGGCGAATTTTATAGCAAATGGAAAGCTGTTGAAGCACTCGAAGAGGGTTATGTTTGCATCTTCTCGGCAGGTACGGGCAATCCTTATTTCACTACCGATACGGGTTCGAGTTTGCGTGGCATCGAGATAGAAGCCGACGTAATGCTGAAGGGTACGCGTGTAGATGGTGTCTATACGGCAGACCCAGAGAAAGACCCTACGGCAACGAAGTTTACCGAAATAACTTACGATGAGATATACAATAAGGGTTTGAAGGTAATGGACCTTACTGCCACAACAATGTGCAAGGAAAACAATCTTCCTATCTATGTGTTCAATATGGACATTGTTGGAAACTTAAAGAAAGTAATCGACGGCGAGGACATAGGTACCTTGGTGCACAATTAA
- the tsaE gene encoding tRNA (adenosine(37)-N6)-threonylcarbamoyltransferase complex ATPase subunit type 1 TsaE: protein MEIKIESLATIHEAAKKFIDNIGNNKVFAFYGKMGAGKTTFTKAICEVLGVEDVITSPTFAIVNEYTDGKGSPIYHFDFYRIKKLEEVYDMGYEDYFYSGNLCLLEWPELIEDILPENAVKVKIEEQADGTRLVSF, encoded by the coding sequence ATGGAAATCAAAATAGAAAGTCTTGCAACCATTCACGAGGCTGCAAAAAAGTTTATAGACAACATCGGCAACAACAAAGTATTTGCCTTTTACGGTAAAATGGGAGCTGGAAAAACGACCTTCACCAAAGCCATTTGCGAAGTCTTAGGTGTGGAAGACGTTATTACTTCGCCTACTTTCGCCATCGTAAACGAATATACCGACGGCAAGGGCAGCCCTATTTACCATTTCGACTTCTATCGCATCAAGAAGTTGGAAGAAGTCTATGATATGGGCTATGAAGACTATTTTTACAGCGGAAACCTTTGTTTATTGGAGTGGCCCGAGCTGATTGAGGACATTTTACCCGAAAATGCGGTCAAGGTAAAAATAGAAGAACAAGCCGACGGAACACGTTTGGTGTCGTTCTAA
- a CDS encoding PglZ domain-containing protein — translation MSNGLLLWVDDEIELLKAHIIFLEKKGYEVVTVSNGADAIEQCRTQTFDLVLLDEQMPGLSGLETLQKMKEIQPATPIVMVTKSEEEDIMNQAIGAKIADYLIKPVNPSQILLTLKKNIHRREIVTEVTQTGYQQEYQQLAMQISDCRDFNDWVEVYKRLVKWELELSSADSNMTEMLTMQKEDANNGFAKYIAKNYLDWVAPNDGKSKEKASRPLMSPDIFKSRVFPMIDKGEKVFLIVIDNLRVDQWRILSEELAELFDIDEDFYMTILPTATQYARNAIFSGLMPLQIAQMFPDLWVDEDEEEGKNLNEKPLIQTQIDRYRRHDKFSYHKIFDSNGAEKFMQQLNNLQQNDLNVLVVNFIDMLSHARTEMKMIRELASDESAYRSLTLSWFRHNVLSDVFRELAKSDYKIILTTDHGSIRTTKPVKIIGDRNTNTNLRYKLGKNLNYNSKEVFTIKAPQQAQLPAPNLSTSYVFATGNNFFAYPNNYNYYVSYYKDTFQHGGISIEEMIVPIITLTPKSVKLTQNTKR, via the coding sequence ATGAGCAACGGACTTTTATTATGGGTAGACGACGAAATAGAACTTCTCAAAGCCCACATCATATTTCTCGAGAAGAAAGGATACGAGGTTGTAACTGTCAGCAACGGTGCCGATGCGATAGAACAATGTCGCACACAAACGTTCGACCTTGTACTTCTTGATGAGCAAATGCCCGGTCTGTCAGGACTTGAAACCCTGCAGAAGATGAAAGAAATACAGCCTGCCACGCCCATTGTCATGGTAACAAAGAGCGAGGAGGAAGATATAATGAACCAAGCCATCGGCGCAAAGATAGCCGATTACTTGATTAAGCCCGTCAATCCCAGTCAGATATTGCTGACATTAAAAAAGAATATCCACCGCAGAGAGATTGTTACCGAAGTTACACAAACAGGTTATCAGCAGGAATACCAACAGCTTGCAATGCAAATAAGCGACTGCCGAGACTTCAACGATTGGGTAGAGGTCTACAAACGATTGGTGAAATGGGAATTGGAACTTAGCAGTGCAGACAGCAATATGACCGAAATGCTCACTATGCAGAAAGAAGATGCCAACAACGGTTTTGCTAAATACATTGCCAAGAACTATCTCGACTGGGTGGCACCGAACGATGGAAAGAGCAAGGAGAAAGCATCTCGCCCCCTTATGAGTCCCGATATTTTCAAAAGTCGTGTATTTCCGATGATAGACAAAGGCGAGAAAGTCTTTTTAATCGTAATAGATAATCTTCGCGTAGACCAGTGGCGCATCTTGTCGGAAGAGCTCGCAGAGTTGTTCGATATAGACGAAGACTTTTATATGACGATACTTCCGACGGCAACCCAATACGCCCGCAATGCGATATTCAGCGGGCTTATGCCACTTCAGATTGCCCAAATGTTTCCCGACTTATGGGTAGACGAGGACGAAGAAGAAGGCAAAAACCTGAACGAGAAGCCACTCATTCAAACGCAAATAGACCGCTATCGTCGCCACGATAAGTTCTCTTACCACAAGATTTTCGACTCAAACGGTGCAGAAAAGTTTATGCAGCAACTTAATAATCTGCAACAAAACGACTTGAATGTATTGGTTGTAAACTTCATTGACATGCTTTCTCACGCTCGCACAGAGATGAAAATGATTCGCGAATTGGCGAGCGACGAAAGTGCCTACCGTTCTTTAACGCTCAGTTGGTTCAGACACAACGTCCTGTCCGATGTATTCCGAGAGTTGGCAAAATCTGATTATAAAATCATTCTGACCACCGACCACGGTTCTATCCGTACAACCAAGCCAGTAAAAATCATTGGCGACAGAAACACAAACACCAATCTACGATACAAATTGGGCAAGAACCTGAACTATAATTCAAAAGAAGTGTTCACCATAAAAGCCCCACAGCAGGCGCAACTTCCTGCTCCAAACCTCAGCACAAGCTATGTTTTTGCAACGGGCAACAACTTCTTTGCCTATCCGAACAACTACAACTACTATGTGTCGTACTACAAAGACACATTCCAACATGGTGGAATTTCCATCGAGGAGATGATAGTTCCAATCATTACGCTGACACCCAAAAGCGTCAAACTTACACAGAACACAAAAAGATAA
- a CDS encoding 3-phosphoshikimate 1-carboxyvinyltransferase, with protein sequence MQYKITPPTHIEDTIQLPASKSISNRALIIHALAGGNIMPENLSTCDDTAVIARAFKDNPYEIDIMAAGTAMRFMTAYLAVTEGEHVLTGTERMKQRPIKILVDALRFLGADIQYTGEEGFPPLLIKGKKLKGGSVEVAGNVSSQYVSALLMIGPTLEKGLELKLLGNVISRPYIDLTLNLMHEYGADAEWTDVDTITIRPKRYEERSYTIENDWTAASYWYAIRTLLNDRKSYIRFPGLKNGSRQGDSAAKYIFSLLGVKTTFADKEMDELTDVTITRKPQMLPRLEYDFKNQPDLAQTLIALCPIMNIPFKFMGLSSLKLKETDRIEAMKTEMAKLGYVLHDSNDSEIIWNGERCEVANPIIIDTYKDHRMAMAFAPLSIKLGELTINNPEVVSKSYPHFWNDLRKAGFSIEEIK encoded by the coding sequence ATGCAATACAAAATAACACCTCCAACGCATATTGAAGATACCATACAGCTTCCCGCATCGAAAAGCATCAGCAATCGCGCACTGATTATCCACGCACTCGCAGGCGGAAACATTATGCCCGAAAATCTTTCTACTTGCGACGACACAGCTGTTATAGCACGCGCTTTTAAAGATAATCCATACGAAATAGACATTATGGCGGCAGGCACGGCAATGCGCTTTATGACTGCCTATCTGGCTGTTACGGAAGGCGAACACGTGCTTACGGGAACCGAACGAATGAAGCAACGCCCTATAAAAATATTGGTCGATGCGTTACGTTTCCTTGGAGCAGACATTCAATATACAGGCGAAGAGGGGTTTCCGCCATTGCTCATCAAGGGTAAAAAGCTAAAAGGAGGCAGCGTAGAGGTAGCCGGTAACGTTAGTTCTCAATATGTTTCGGCATTGCTGATGATTGGTCCGACATTAGAAAAAGGGCTCGAACTGAAACTGTTGGGCAATGTTATCTCGCGTCCCTACATCGACCTCACGCTGAATTTGATGCACGAATATGGAGCCGACGCAGAATGGACAGATGTAGATACGATTACCATTCGCCCCAAACGCTACGAGGAACGCAGCTACACGATAGAGAACGACTGGACGGCAGCCAGCTATTGGTATGCCATACGCACCTTGCTGAACGACCGCAAGTCGTACATTCGCTTTCCGGGATTGAAAAACGGCTCGCGTCAAGGCGACTCTGCAGCGAAGTATATATTCTCGCTATTGGGAGTGAAAACCACTTTTGCAGACAAGGAAATGGACGAGCTTACAGACGTAACTATTACACGTAAGCCTCAAATGTTGCCTCGCTTGGAGTACGATTTCAAAAATCAGCCCGACTTGGCGCAAACCTTGATAGCTCTTTGTCCTATTATGAACATTCCTTTTAAGTTTATGGGGCTAAGCAGTTTGAAGCTGAAAGAGACCGACCGTATAGAGGCTATGAAGACCGAAATGGCAAAATTAGGCTATGTATTGCACGACTCGAACGATTCGGAAATTATATGGAATGGCGAACGTTGCGAAGTGGCAAATCCGATAATAATAGACACTTACAAAGACCACCGTATGGCAATGGCTTTCGCTCCATTAAGCATTAAGTTGGGCGAACTGACCATCAACAATCCTGAAGTGGTTTCAAAATCGTATCCACACTTCTGGAACGACTTGCGAAAAGCAGGGTTCTCCATCGAGGAGATAAAATAA
- the pssA gene encoding CDP-diacylglycerol--serine O-phosphatidyltransferase yields the protein MAIKKHIPNTITCCNLVSGCVAIAYAFSGNVELSFTWIIIGAVFDFFDGMSARLLNVSSPIGKELDSLADVVTFGVAPSTILFSELSVMSYPAILEPLRPILPFTAYIMAAFSALRLAKFNLDERQALGFIGLPTPANALFWGSLIIGAGKWLEATPFMVFFLLGGILISSWLMVSEIPMFALKFKEWGWKGNQVKYIFLLTCIPLLAIFGLTGLAIIIAWYVIISYIIKK from the coding sequence ATGGCAATTAAGAAGCACATACCTAACACCATAACCTGCTGCAACCTCGTTTCTGGCTGCGTGGCTATTGCATACGCTTTCAGCGGCAATGTTGAACTATCATTCACTTGGATTATCATAGGAGCTGTGTTCGACTTCTTTGATGGTATGTCCGCACGATTGTTAAACGTCAGCTCTCCTATTGGAAAAGAGCTTGACTCGCTTGCCGACGTCGTTACTTTTGGCGTAGCACCATCAACTATTTTGTTTAGCGAGTTGAGCGTTATGAGTTATCCGGCTATACTTGAACCGCTACGCCCCATACTTCCTTTCACGGCATACATTATGGCAGCGTTCTCTGCACTACGGTTAGCAAAGTTCAATCTTGATGAACGACAAGCACTTGGGTTTATTGGATTGCCAACCCCAGCCAATGCTCTTTTCTGGGGTTCGCTCATTATTGGCGCAGGAAAATGGTTGGAAGCTACCCCGTTTATGGTATTCTTCCTCTTAGGCGGCATTCTTATCAGCTCTTGGCTGATGGTTTCAGAAATACCAATGTTTGCACTTAAATTCAAGGAATGGGGTTGGAAAGGCAATCAAGTAAAATACATTTTCCTGCTCACTTGTATTCCTTTGCTTGCAATATTCGGCCTCACAGGATTGGCAATCATTATTGCATGGTATGTCATAATATCGTATATCATAAAAAAGTAA
- a CDS encoding phosphatidylserine decarboxylase family protein — MGKIKRKLKKIRLHHEGTDQLLYGGIAIGLIALSLWFGIENKIPFWIFVAIFGTVYCIVLNFYRCPIRYFGGEDTEKIVVAPADGHVVVIEEVEENKYFHERRIMVSIFMSLWNVHANWFPVDGTVKFVKHFDGNYHKAWLPKASEENEHSDIIITTPDGKDILCRQIAGAVARRIVTYAKEGEECFIDEHMGFIKLGSRVDVFLPIDSEICVKMGQSTTGDQTVIAKLS, encoded by the coding sequence ATGGGAAAAATTAAGAGGAAACTCAAGAAAATAAGATTGCATCACGAAGGCACAGACCAGCTTCTATATGGAGGCATTGCAATAGGGCTGATAGCTCTGTCGCTGTGGTTTGGCATAGAGAATAAAATACCTTTTTGGATATTCGTTGCGATTTTTGGAACAGTTTATTGCATTGTTCTGAACTTCTATCGCTGTCCGATTCGCTATTTTGGTGGAGAAGATACCGAAAAGATTGTTGTTGCTCCAGCCGACGGACATGTCGTTGTGATAGAAGAAGTGGAAGAAAACAAGTATTTCCATGAACGCCGTATTATGGTTTCTATCTTTATGAGCCTTTGGAATGTGCATGCCAATTGGTTTCCAGTAGACGGAACTGTAAAGTTCGTGAAACACTTTGATGGCAACTACCACAAAGCATGGCTGCCAAAAGCAAGCGAAGAGAACGAACATTCTGACATTATCATCACAACTCCTGACGGTAAAGACATTCTCTGCCGACAGATTGCAGGTGCGGTTGCACGTCGCATTGTAACCTATGCAAAAGAAGGAGAAGAATGTTTCATCGACGAACATATGGGCTTTATTAAGTTGGGTAGCCGCGTAGACGTATTCTTGCCGATAGATTCTGAAATCTGTGTAAAGATGGGACAATCTACAACAGGCGACCAAACTGTAATTGCAAAACTCAGCTAA